In Harpia harpyja isolate bHarHar1 chromosome 8, bHarHar1 primary haplotype, whole genome shotgun sequence, a genomic segment contains:
- the LOC128144998 gene encoding lymphotactin-like: MTIYKLCERGLTTATFFSTLTKKPPAMKLHVAAILIIFWLGVFSVHTVKGGIGSQPMRKISCVNLSTEQLNIRKLVSYEKQQIPVEAIMFITTKGIKICVSPKQKWVQAAMKKIDQKRTTKGR; this comes from the exons ATGACAATATATAAACTCTGTGAAAGAGGGCTGACAACAGCCACTTTCTTCTCTACCTTGACAAAGAAGCCACCAGCAATGAAACTCCACGTTGCAGCTATCCTCATCATCTTCTGGCTTGGCGTCTTCTCTGTGCACACAGTGAAAG GGGGCATTGGAAGTCAGCCCATGCGAAAAATCAGTTGCGTAAACCTGTCTACAGAGCAACTGAACATCCGAAAGCTTGTCAGCTATGAAAAGCAACAAATTCCAGTAGAAGCCATCAT GTTTATCACCACAAAAGGTATCAAGATCTGCGTAAGCCCCAAACAGAAATGGGtgcaggctgctatgaagaagaTAGACCAAAAACGTACCACCAAAGGCAGATAA